The Pseudomonas sp. PDM14 genomic interval CAGGTCGTAGAACACCTCAAGGCCGTTTGCACTCTTGAGGTCGATACACACGCTCTGCTTGTTGCGGTTGAGCGTGAGGAAGTAGGCGCCCATGCCCTTGAGCGAATGGCGCGGGTCTTTGGCCAGCAATGCGCGGGTGCCTTCACCCGCCAGTGGTTCGACCTTGATCGTTTCCGCACCCAGGTCGGCGAGGATCATTCCGGCATAGGGGCCGGACAGCATGTGAGTCAGATCGAGGACCCGAATTCCCTCTAGCGGTTTGCTCATCGTTATTCTCTTTTACTTGTTTAAAATATCCGCAAAAGAGGTACTGCAAGCCGCCTGCCAACTTTAAAAACAATTTTATCTTGTTGTTTTATATGTATTTTTTCTTAAAAAACGAAAAACATTGCAACCCTGCGACAACCTGACACTTGCAAGGTGAAATTAATTTTTCACTTTGAATTCCACCTGAAATCGGCAAAGGAAAACACGATACGCAGGGTGCGCCATGCGCACCGATCCACCCTGCATCCAACGTCACCGGTAGCGGCGATGCACGTGCGCCCAGCTACGAAAGCGGCCTGGCAGATTTGGCTGCAATCAACGCCTGATCATGGCCACCGAGCAGGCAAAAAAAAGCCGGTCACATGCCTGTGCCGGCCAAGGAGCAACACACGATGAATCAGTTGAAACGGGCTTGCTCGATGGGGCCGTCGAACTGCTCGATGGCACCCGGTTCGATGTAGCGTTTCCAGTTGTCGAAGATCTCGCGACCGGCAAGGAAACCCTCGAAGATCGCGTGGTCGGTCTTGCGCGGCACCACGCAGTCGCCGACCCGATGCACGTTCGCCAGCTCGGCCTTGAGCGCGTGATAGAGGCCATCCACCGGCAGGTGGCGCACCGCCAGGACAATGCTGTCGAAGCCCTCCAGCGTTTCCTCCTCGGCGCTGTACAGGTTGAACAGGTCCACCGACGAACCACGTACCTGGCTGACCCAGGCATTCAGCGTGTAGGTCAGCCCACGGCTGAACAGGTTGGCGTAAACAATGGGCTGATCAAGGGTGGTGCCGAGGCGGTGGAACAGCGCGTTCCAGCGCGTCACCACGTGCACCTGGTGGCCACTTTCCACCAGCAGTTCGGTGATGCCGGCGGAATAACGGTTGCCCTCCTCGTCCAGCACCAGCACGCGCTTGCCGACCCGCTCCGGGTGCGCCAGCACGTCGAGCGCGGTGAACACGTGATCGGCCTCCAGCCCCGGCACCCGGTCGACCAGCGGGTTGATGTCGGAATAGCCGCTGCGATCCGGCAACGAGCCGGTGGCGACGATCACCCCGTCCGGCTGCAGGGCCTTGATCGTCTCGACACTGGCCTCGCAATTCAGGCGCACCTGCACGCCGGCCTTGGCCATGTGCACCTTGAGGTCTTCGGTGATCCAGGCGAAGGAATCGCGGCGCGGCAAACGCACGATGTGATTGACCTGGCCGCCCAGCTCGGCGCACTTTTCCAGCAGCGTGACGCGGTGGCCACGCTTGGCCAGCCCTTCGGCGGCCTTCATCCCGCCAGGGCCGCCACCGATCACCACCCAGTGCTTGGGCGCCGGTGCCAGTTCCAGGGTCTGCGGGCCGAACACCTCTTCACGGCCGGTGGCCGGGTTGATCTGGCAGGTCATCGAGGTACCGTGGAACAGCCGCGAGACACAGCCCTGGTTGCAGCGCAGGCAGTGGTAGATCTCGTCTTCGCGGCCTTCGGCGGTCTTGCGCGCGAACTCCGGGTCGGCGATCTGCGCGCGGGTCATGGCCACCATGTCGGCGTCGCCACGGGCGAGGATCGCCTCGGCTTCGCCGGCACTGCCGATGCCCGAGACGCAGAACACCGGAATCTTCACCGCACGCTTGAGGCGCGCCACCGGGTCGACCAGCCAGCCATTGGGCACGTCGTACGGCGGCATGATGTAGGTGGCCGACTGGTACACCCCGGCCGTGGCCATGATGTAGTCGACATGGCCGCTGGCCTCGACCGTCTGCGCCACCTTGATCCAGTCGGCGACCTCCATGCCGCCCGGCACCATCTCGTCCATCGACAGGCGAATGCCGACCACGAAGTCCGGGCCCACTTTGTCGCGCACCGCCTTGATCACCTCCAGCGGGAAGCGCATGCGGTTGTCGTAGCTGCCGCCGTATTCATCCTCGCGCTTGTTGAACAGCGGCGAGATGAACTGGTGCAGCAGGTAGCTGTGCGCCAGGTGCACTTCCACGCCGTCGAAGCCAGCCAGGCGCGAGTACTCCGCCGAACGCACCCAGCCCTCGACGATCTCGTCCATGTCCGAGCGTTCCATGGCCTTGGCCATTTCACCGAACACCGGCGACTTGATGTTGGACGATGACCAGAGCACCCGGTAATCGTCCATCGCGTGGGTCTCGCCCATCACGCCGAAGTGGTTGAGCTGGGCGAAGATGTGCGCACCGAAGCCATGCACCGCCTCGGTCAGCGCGGTGTCGCGCTCGACCATTTCCTCACGGTAGCCATACGGGTAACCGCGGCAGAAGGTGTTGGAGGTCGGGTGGATCAGGCGGTTGCCGGTCACCATCAGGCCGATGCCGCCTTTGGCCCGCGCGGCGTGGTAGTAGATGTCGCGGTTGTTGGTCAGCCCTTCAGGCGAGTTGAAGGCCATGGCGTGGGCCGACTGCATGATGCGGTTGCGCAGGGTAATCCCGCGCAGCTGCAAGGGTTGGAACAGGTGCGGATAACGTTCGACTGTCATTGCGATTCTCCCCAGGCAGGCGCCGGTTAATGACCCGGCGCGCCCATGGCGCTGCGCCAGTCGGCACCGAAACCTTCCAGCGCACCCTGCTCGAT includes:
- a CDS encoding FAD-dependent oxidoreductase, with amino-acid sequence MTVERYPHLFQPLQLRGITLRNRIMQSAHAMAFNSPEGLTNNRDIYYHAARAKGGIGLMVTGNRLIHPTSNTFCRGYPYGYREEMVERDTALTEAVHGFGAHIFAQLNHFGVMGETHAMDDYRVLWSSSNIKSPVFGEMAKAMERSDMDEIVEGWVRSAEYSRLAGFDGVEVHLAHSYLLHQFISPLFNKREDEYGGSYDNRMRFPLEVIKAVRDKVGPDFVVGIRLSMDEMVPGGMEVADWIKVAQTVEASGHVDYIMATAGVYQSATYIMPPYDVPNGWLVDPVARLKRAVKIPVFCVSGIGSAGEAEAILARGDADMVAMTRAQIADPEFARKTAEGREDEIYHCLRCNQGCVSRLFHGTSMTCQINPATGREEVFGPQTLELAPAPKHWVVIGGGPGGMKAAEGLAKRGHRVTLLEKCAELGGQVNHIVRLPRRDSFAWITEDLKVHMAKAGVQVRLNCEASVETIKALQPDGVIVATGSLPDRSGYSDINPLVDRVPGLEADHVFTALDVLAHPERVGKRVLVLDEEGNRYSAGITELLVESGHQVHVVTRWNALFHRLGTTLDQPIVYANLFSRGLTYTLNAWVSQVRGSSVDLFNLYSAEEETLEGFDSIVLAVRHLPVDGLYHALKAELANVHRVGDCVVPRKTDHAIFEGFLAGREIFDNWKRYIEPGAIEQFDGPIEQARFN